A genomic window from Populus alba chromosome 19, ASM523922v2, whole genome shotgun sequence includes:
- the LOC118027798 gene encoding protein CDI-like isoform X1 — protein MIHSSEPARVTMTATNGEVHPVTSNGGFTNDKPFKIFVGYDPSEDVAYEVCRHSILKRSSIPVDITPIVQSELRTKGLYWRERGRLESTEFSFTRFLTPHLANYDGWAMFVDCDFLYLADIKELRDLIDDKYAIMCVHHDYAPKETTKMDGAVQTVYPRKNWSSMVLYNCGHPKNKVLTPEVVSTQTGAFLHRFQWLEDEEIGSIPFVWNFLEGHNKVVEGDTTTFPKAIHYTRGGPWFEAWKHCEFAEMWLKEKDECVKEANK, from the coding sequence ATGATTCACAGTTCAGAGCCAGCTAGAGTGACCATGACCGCGACCAATGGGGAGGTGCATCCAGTGACTTCCAACGGAGGCTTTACGAATGACAAGCCCTTCAAGATATTTGTGGGTTACGATCCATCTGAAGATGTTGCCTATGAGGTTTGTCGCCATTCTATTTTGAAACGATCCTCAATCCCCGTTGACATCACCCCCATTGTGCAATCAGAGCTTAGAACGAAAGGCCTGTATTGGCGTGAGAGAGGCCGGCTTGAGAGCACGGAGTTCTCTTTTACTCGTTTCTTGACCCCGCATTTGGCTAACTATGATGGTTGGGCAATGTTTGTTGATTGTGATTTCCTCTACTTAGCTGACATTAAGGAATTGAGGGATTTGATTGATGATAAGTATGCCATCATGTGTGTGCATCATGACTATGCTCCGAAAGAGACCACAAAAATGGACGGGGCGGTGCAAACTGTGTATCCAAGGAAGAACTGGTCTTCCATGGTGCTGTACAATTGTGGGCATCCGAAGAACAAGGTTCTGACGCCTGAGGTTGTAAGTACCCAAACTGGTGCTTTCCTTCATAGGTTTCAATGGCTTGAGGACGAAGAAATTGGTTCCATCCCATTTGTGTGGAATTTCCTGGAGGGTCATAACAAAGTTGTGGAGGGTGACACAACAACATTTCCTAAAGCAATACATTATACTCGTGGTGGCCCATGGTTCGAGGCTTGGAAGCATTGTGAGTTTGCAGAAATGTGGTTGAAGGAGAAGGATGAGTGCGTGAAGGaagcaaataaataa
- the LOC118027796 gene encoding uncharacterized protein isoform X2: MSAAVVAGTTSTSCFATFSKNHSLKTTTPTSTKSFISSHYQKSNFQGLSLQDGKRGCSDIFMPNSSCSTLINVRTGLQVTARTAGAAKTIEVEVDKPLGLTLGQKSGGGVVITGVEGGGNAAKAGLKSGDQVLYTSSFFGDELWPADKLGFTKTAIQAKPDSIYFVVSRGAEVDVKRLPKRPAPPRFGRKLTEAQKARATHICLDCGFIYTLQKSFDEQPEAYVCPQCRAPKKRFARYDVNTGRAVGGGLPPIGVIIGLVAGIGAVGALLVYGLQ; the protein is encoded by the exons ATGTCAGCGGCTGTAGTTGCAGGAACCACCTCCACTTCTTGCTTTGCCACCTTCAGCAAGAATCACTCCCTTAAAACTACCACACCTACCTCTACGAAATCATTCATTTCCTCTCATTACCAG AAAAGCAACTTTCAAGGCCTGTCACTTCAAGATGGCAAAAGGGGTTGCTCGGATATCTTCATGCCTAACAGCAGCTGCAGTACTTTGATCAATGTGAGAACAGGGCTTCAGGTCACTGCCAGAACGGCTGGGGCTGCGAAGACGATTGAGGTTGAGGTTGATAAGCCACTGGGTCTCACTTTGGGTCAGAAGTCTGGCGGTGGTGTGGTCATCACT GGCGTAGAGGGGGGTGGGAATGCAGCCAAAGCAGGGCTAAAATCAGGGGACCAGGTGCTCTACACTAGTAGCTTCTTCGGGGATGAACTTTGGCCTGCTGATAAGCTGGGGTTTACTAAAACTGCCATCCAAGCAAAGCcagattctatttattttgttgttagcAG AGGCGCAGAAGTAGATGTCAAACGACTGCCTAAGCGTCCTGCTCCTCCCCGCTTTGGAAGGAAGCTGACTGAGGCTCAAAAG GCTAGAGCAACTCACATATGCCTTGATTGTGGATTCATATACACCTTGCAGAAATCTTTTGATGAGCAG CCGGAAGCATACGTATGCCCACAATGCAGAGCGCCAAAGAAGAGATTTGCACGATATGATGTGAATACTGGAAGAGCAGTCGGTGGCGGACTGCCTCCTATCGGAGTCATCATTGGGCTAGTGGCTGGCATTGGTGCAGTTGGTGCACTGCTTGTTTATGGCCTTCAATGA
- the LOC118027798 gene encoding protein CDI-like isoform X2, translating into MTATNGEVHPVTSNGGFTNDKPFKIFVGYDPSEDVAYEVCRHSILKRSSIPVDITPIVQSELRTKGLYWRERGRLESTEFSFTRFLTPHLANYDGWAMFVDCDFLYLADIKELRDLIDDKYAIMCVHHDYAPKETTKMDGAVQTVYPRKNWSSMVLYNCGHPKNKVLTPEVVSTQTGAFLHRFQWLEDEEIGSIPFVWNFLEGHNKVVEGDTTTFPKAIHYTRGGPWFEAWKHCEFAEMWLKEKDECVKEANK; encoded by the coding sequence ATGACCGCGACCAATGGGGAGGTGCATCCAGTGACTTCCAACGGAGGCTTTACGAATGACAAGCCCTTCAAGATATTTGTGGGTTACGATCCATCTGAAGATGTTGCCTATGAGGTTTGTCGCCATTCTATTTTGAAACGATCCTCAATCCCCGTTGACATCACCCCCATTGTGCAATCAGAGCTTAGAACGAAAGGCCTGTATTGGCGTGAGAGAGGCCGGCTTGAGAGCACGGAGTTCTCTTTTACTCGTTTCTTGACCCCGCATTTGGCTAACTATGATGGTTGGGCAATGTTTGTTGATTGTGATTTCCTCTACTTAGCTGACATTAAGGAATTGAGGGATTTGATTGATGATAAGTATGCCATCATGTGTGTGCATCATGACTATGCTCCGAAAGAGACCACAAAAATGGACGGGGCGGTGCAAACTGTGTATCCAAGGAAGAACTGGTCTTCCATGGTGCTGTACAATTGTGGGCATCCGAAGAACAAGGTTCTGACGCCTGAGGTTGTAAGTACCCAAACTGGTGCTTTCCTTCATAGGTTTCAATGGCTTGAGGACGAAGAAATTGGTTCCATCCCATTTGTGTGGAATTTCCTGGAGGGTCATAACAAAGTTGTGGAGGGTGACACAACAACATTTCCTAAAGCAATACATTATACTCGTGGTGGCCCATGGTTCGAGGCTTGGAAGCATTGTGAGTTTGCAGAAATGTGGTTGAAGGAGAAGGATGAGTGCGTGAAGGaagcaaataaataa
- the LOC118027796 gene encoding uncharacterized protein isoform X1, whose amino-acid sequence MSAAVVAGTTSTSCFATFSKNHSLKTTTPTSTKSFISSHYQKSNFQGLSLQDGKRGCSDIFMPNSSCSTLINVRTGLQVTARTAGAAKTIEVEVDKPLGLTLGQKSGGGVVITGVEGGGNAAKAGLKSGDQVLYTSSFFGDELWPADKLGFTKTAIQAKPDSIYFVVSSIQGLSEEKRASDVFVIKVICVSKVTEGQSLLQNRGAEVDVKRLPKRPAPPRFGRKLTEAQKARATHICLDCGFIYTLQKSFDEQPEAYVCPQCRAPKKRFARYDVNTGRAVGGGLPPIGVIIGLVAGIGAVGALLVYGLQ is encoded by the exons ATGTCAGCGGCTGTAGTTGCAGGAACCACCTCCACTTCTTGCTTTGCCACCTTCAGCAAGAATCACTCCCTTAAAACTACCACACCTACCTCTACGAAATCATTCATTTCCTCTCATTACCAG AAAAGCAACTTTCAAGGCCTGTCACTTCAAGATGGCAAAAGGGGTTGCTCGGATATCTTCATGCCTAACAGCAGCTGCAGTACTTTGATCAATGTGAGAACAGGGCTTCAGGTCACTGCCAGAACGGCTGGGGCTGCGAAGACGATTGAGGTTGAGGTTGATAAGCCACTGGGTCTCACTTTGGGTCAGAAGTCTGGCGGTGGTGTGGTCATCACT GGCGTAGAGGGGGGTGGGAATGCAGCCAAAGCAGGGCTAAAATCAGGGGACCAGGTGCTCTACACTAGTAGCTTCTTCGGGGATGAACTTTGGCCTGCTGATAAGCTGGGGTTTACTAAAACTGCCATCCAAGCAAAGCcagattctatttattttgttgttagcAG TATACAAGGGCTGAGTGAAGAGAAGAGAGCCAGCGACGTCTTTGTTATTAAGG TTATATGTGTTTCAAAAGTGACAGAAGGTCAATCTTTATTGCAAAACAGAGGCGCAGAAGTAGATGTCAAACGACTGCCTAAGCGTCCTGCTCCTCCCCGCTTTGGAAGGAAGCTGACTGAGGCTCAAAAG GCTAGAGCAACTCACATATGCCTTGATTGTGGATTCATATACACCTTGCAGAAATCTTTTGATGAGCAG CCGGAAGCATACGTATGCCCACAATGCAGAGCGCCAAAGAAGAGATTTGCACGATATGATGTGAATACTGGAAGAGCAGTCGGTGGCGGACTGCCTCCTATCGGAGTCATCATTGGGCTAGTGGCTGGCATTGGTGCAGTTGGTGCACTGCTTGTTTATGGCCTTCAATGA